One genomic segment of Chitinophaga sancti includes these proteins:
- a CDS encoding metal-dependent hydrolase, which yields MKLTFYGHSCFAVEIKGKKIVFDPFITYNELAKSVDVNTLEADYIFMSHGHEDHIADLVPLAKRTQATVVAVPEVLGWTKKQGVEKGHPMNIGGKWNFDFGTVKCVVATHSSSNPDGSYGGNPVGYVFTTDEGNFYFSGDTGLTMDMQLIPRWAKLDFAVLPLGDNFTMGAEDAIIAAEFIDCKRIVGIHYDTFGYIKIEQEKTKQQFAQAGLELLLPAIGTTIDL from the coding sequence ATGAAGCTTACATTTTACGGTCATTCCTGTTTTGCAGTAGAAATAAAGGGTAAAAAGATAGTTTTTGACCCGTTTATCACTTACAACGAATTAGCGAAGTCTGTTGACGTTAATACGCTGGAAGCTGACTACATATTTATGTCACATGGTCATGAAGATCATATTGCTGATCTCGTTCCATTGGCTAAGCGTACTCAGGCAACCGTCGTAGCTGTACCCGAAGTGTTAGGCTGGACCAAAAAACAGGGCGTGGAAAAAGGTCACCCGATGAACATAGGCGGTAAGTGGAACTTTGACTTTGGTACGGTAAAATGTGTAGTAGCTACCCATTCCAGCTCTAATCCTGATGGGTCTTATGGCGGTAACCCCGTAGGCTACGTGTTCACCACAGACGAAGGTAACTTCTATTTTTCAGGCGATACCGGGCTGACCATGGATATGCAGCTGATTCCCCGCTGGGCGAAATTAGATTTTGCAGTGTTACCACTTGGAGATAACTTCACTATGGGAGCAGAAGATGCGATCATAGCCGCAGAATTTATTGATTGTAAAAGGATTGTCGGCATACATTACGATACATTCGGTTATATAAAGATAGAGCAGGAGAAAACGAAACAACAGTTTGCCCAGGCAGGTTTGGAATTGCTATTACCCGCAATAGGAACTACTATCGATTTATAA
- a CDS encoding metallophosphoesterase: protein MRAGLNTFILAGLLFLLDLYVFMAIRAVFYGAAARLKTIAFTTYWVISALVLLLVMLLPYLHWEDWSKHLKGYILTIIFAVVFAKLLVAVFLLLDDLRRGVTWIIQRFSAPAPSEMTVRGISRSRFLTQLALITGGGMFATFIYGLSNKYNYKVRQMRLAFKNLPPAFKGLRILQISDIHSGSFDNYDAVRKGVEMINAQKADIVLFTGDLVNELAEEMDQYKSLFSQIKAPMGVYSTLGNHDYGDYHAWPDKDASGFSHLRMQNLEALKQVHADMGWRLMMNEHVVLEKAGQQIGLLGIENWSAMARFPKYGDLKKAYEGAENLPFKILMSHDPTHWDAQVRTEYPDIDLMLAGHTHGMQFGVEIPGFKWSPSRFVFKEWAGLYREGNQRLYVNRGFGFLGYPGRVGILPEITVIELV, encoded by the coding sequence ATGCGCGCAGGATTAAACACATTCATACTAGCCGGGCTACTATTTTTACTTGATTTATATGTATTTATGGCCATCAGGGCCGTCTTTTACGGTGCGGCCGCCCGTTTAAAAACCATTGCTTTTACTACCTACTGGGTCATCTCGGCATTGGTATTACTCCTGGTGATGCTCTTGCCTTACCTCCATTGGGAGGATTGGTCCAAACATCTGAAGGGGTATATACTCACCATCATATTTGCCGTAGTGTTCGCCAAGTTGCTGGTGGCCGTCTTCTTATTATTAGATGACCTGCGCAGGGGAGTTACCTGGATTATACAACGGTTTTCTGCACCTGCTCCAAGTGAAATGACTGTGAGAGGTATTTCCCGCTCCCGTTTTCTCACCCAGTTAGCATTGATCACTGGTGGGGGCATGTTCGCCACCTTCATATATGGCCTCTCCAATAAGTATAATTATAAGGTGAGGCAGATGAGGCTTGCCTTCAAAAATCTGCCACCAGCTTTTAAAGGGCTGAGAATATTACAAATCTCTGATATTCACTCTGGTAGCTTTGATAATTATGACGCTGTACGCAAGGGGGTGGAAATGATCAATGCACAAAAGGCTGATATCGTGTTGTTTACGGGCGACCTGGTAAACGAGCTGGCGGAAGAAATGGATCAATATAAATCCCTGTTTAGCCAGATAAAGGCTCCTATGGGAGTTTATTCTACATTGGGTAACCATGACTATGGCGATTATCACGCATGGCCAGATAAAGATGCCAGCGGTTTTAGCCACCTCCGTATGCAAAACCTCGAAGCCCTGAAACAGGTACATGCCGATATGGGCTGGCGCCTGATGATGAATGAACATGTAGTGCTGGAAAAGGCTGGGCAACAAATTGGTTTGCTGGGTATTGAGAACTGGAGTGCAATGGCCCGTTTCCCCAAATACGGTGATCTGAAGAAAGCTTATGAAGGAGCTGAAAATCTGCCCTTTAAAATATTAATGTCACATGATCCCACCCATTGGGATGCACAGGTCAGAACAGAATACCCCGATATTGATCTGATGCTGGCAGGACATACCCATGGCATGCAATTCGGCGTCGAAATTCCCGGATTTAAATGGAGTCCTTCCCGTTTCGTCTTTAAAGAGTGGGCAGGATTGTACAGAGAAGGGAACCAGCGATTGTATGTAAATCGTGGTTTTGGCTTTCTCGGATACCCTGGCAGAGTGGGTATCCTGCCCGAAATAACCGTGATTGAACTCGTGTAA
- a CDS encoding porin family protein, which produces MKKLFFAVAVLCVTAFSSTTVNAQSGFLRFGLKGGANLGKLDGKGYKDGFNLGYHLGGFAQINLTKGFGVQGELIFSSTKTKTTSDFSEVYNPDNLNDPSNNNKKISLNYLSIPILANFNLGTPRIKLQVGPQFSALVSDKNVFKGADDAFNGGDVSGVAGLWIQLPIVNISARYIVGFTDVKNVSDVSNTGNWKNQAIQLGVGVTL; this is translated from the coding sequence ATGAAAAAACTGTTTTTCGCCGTGGCAGTACTGTGTGTAACTGCATTCTCTTCTACAACTGTTAACGCCCAGTCCGGATTCTTACGTTTTGGTCTGAAAGGCGGTGCCAATCTGGGTAAACTGGATGGTAAAGGCTACAAAGATGGTTTTAACCTTGGCTACCACCTGGGTGGTTTTGCACAGATCAACCTGACTAAAGGTTTTGGTGTACAGGGTGAGTTGATCTTCTCTTCTACTAAAACTAAAACAACCAGCGACTTTAGTGAGGTGTATAATCCAGATAACCTGAATGATCCATCTAACAACAATAAGAAGATCAGTCTGAACTACCTGAGTATTCCGATCCTGGCAAACTTTAACCTGGGTACTCCCCGTATCAAACTGCAGGTAGGTCCTCAGTTCAGTGCACTGGTATCTGACAAAAATGTATTCAAAGGTGCAGACGATGCCTTCAATGGTGGCGATGTTTCCGGTGTAGCGGGTCTGTGGATCCAGCTGCCTATCGTAAACATCAGTGCCCGTTACATTGTAGGCTTCACTGATGTGAAGAATGTGAGCGATGTATCCAACACTGGCAACTGGAAGAATCAGGCGATTCAACTGGGTGTGGGTGTTACCTTGTAA
- the lon gene encoding endopeptidase La produces the protein MNRFYLTNSEEEMEFMPIIPLNEDGEGQEEDNIPEELALLPLRNTVLFPGVVLPITVGRDKSIKAVNDAYRGDKLIGVVAQKDSTVEDPIIADLAEVGTVARIVKLIKMPDGGTTIIIQGRKRFKISEIVAEDPYFKARIDILNDEIVTDDPEFDAYISTIKDLAGQIIQLSPNLPSEASIILKNIENESFLVHFVSSNLNCDLKEKQQLLEINNLRTRAELLLKLLQVELQLAELKNKITNKTKADLDKQQREYFLQQQLKSIKEELGGDSNDREVKELQRKAEKKKWTEAAGELFRKGIEKLERMHPSTPDYSVVYNHLDLMLDLPWQDYTEDSYDLKKAKKILDNDHYGMDKIKERILEYLAVLKLKGDMKSPILCFVGPPGIGKTSLGRSIASAIGRKYVRLSLGGLHDESEIRGHRKTYIGAMPGRILQSIRKVKTSNPVMILDEIDKIGNDHRGDPSSAMLEVLDPEQNGTFYDNYLELEYDLSKVLFIATANDINAISPALRDRLEIIDLSGYSIEEKVEIAKRHLVPKQKEAHGLKQLKMRISNSVLDRIIQDYTRESGVRELDRQMASIMRSLAKDVALEEEVPDSLTEEHVEEILGKARYSNEIYKVGNPPGVAVGLAWTYVGGDILFIESSLSEGKGDLQMTGNLGNVMKESASTALSYLQANSHQFNINSKQFREKNVHIHVPEGAVPKDGPSAGITMLTALTSAFTGRKVKSYLAMTGEITLRGQVLPVGGIKEKILAAKRAGIKEIILCWQNEKDIKEINPDYIKGVKFHFVKEMNQVIDIALLKK, from the coding sequence ATGAATAGATTTTACTTAACGAATTCAGAAGAGGAAATGGAATTCATGCCAATCATCCCGCTAAATGAAGACGGGGAGGGGCAGGAAGAAGATAATATACCCGAGGAGCTAGCTCTCTTACCTTTGAGAAATACGGTACTTTTCCCTGGTGTGGTATTGCCCATCACGGTTGGCAGAGATAAATCCATTAAAGCTGTAAACGATGCCTATCGTGGTGATAAACTCATTGGCGTAGTCGCTCAGAAAGATAGCACAGTGGAAGATCCTATCATTGCCGATCTGGCAGAGGTAGGGACAGTAGCGCGTATCGTAAAACTGATCAAAATGCCTGATGGGGGTACTACCATCATCATACAAGGGCGCAAAAGATTTAAAATCAGTGAGATCGTTGCAGAAGATCCATACTTCAAGGCACGTATCGATATACTCAACGACGAGATTGTAACAGACGATCCTGAGTTTGACGCATACATCTCTACTATCAAGGACCTGGCAGGACAAATTATTCAGTTGTCCCCGAATCTGCCATCAGAAGCCAGCATCATTCTCAAGAATATTGAAAATGAATCGTTCCTGGTGCACTTTGTCTCGTCTAATCTGAACTGCGACCTGAAAGAAAAACAGCAGCTGCTGGAAATCAATAACCTGCGTACCCGTGCAGAACTCCTGCTCAAACTGTTGCAGGTAGAACTACAGCTGGCAGAACTGAAAAACAAGATCACCAACAAAACGAAGGCGGATCTTGACAAACAACAACGTGAATACTTCCTGCAGCAACAGCTCAAATCCATCAAGGAAGAACTGGGAGGTGACAGCAATGACCGTGAAGTAAAGGAACTCCAGCGCAAAGCAGAGAAGAAAAAATGGACAGAAGCTGCCGGTGAACTTTTCCGCAAAGGAATTGAAAAACTGGAGCGTATGCACCCCAGCACACCTGACTACTCCGTGGTGTACAACCACCTGGACCTGATGCTGGACCTGCCATGGCAGGATTATACCGAAGACAGCTACGACCTTAAAAAGGCGAAAAAGATATTGGACAATGATCATTATGGCATGGACAAGATCAAGGAGCGTATCCTTGAATACCTGGCCGTACTGAAGCTGAAAGGTGACATGAAGTCACCCATTCTTTGCTTTGTAGGCCCTCCGGGTATTGGTAAGACCTCTCTCGGTCGTTCCATCGCCAGTGCCATTGGCCGTAAATATGTACGTCTCAGCCTTGGTGGTCTGCATGACGAAAGCGAGATCCGTGGTCATCGTAAGACTTACATCGGGGCGATGCCTGGCCGTATCTTGCAGAGCATCCGCAAGGTAAAGACCTCTAACCCGGTGATGATACTGGACGAAATCGATAAGATTGGCAACGATCACCGTGGCGATCCAAGTTCCGCTATGCTGGAAGTACTGGATCCTGAGCAGAACGGTACCTTCTACGACAACTACCTGGAGCTGGAATATGACCTGAGCAAGGTCCTGTTCATCGCGACAGCCAATGATATCAACGCCATCAGCCCTGCGCTGCGTGACCGCCTGGAAATCATTGACCTGAGTGGCTACTCCATCGAGGAAAAAGTAGAAATTGCCAAGCGCCACCTGGTTCCTAAGCAGAAAGAAGCCCATGGCCTCAAGCAGCTGAAAATGAGGATCAGCAACAGTGTGCTTGACAGGATCATCCAGGATTATACCCGTGAAAGTGGTGTGCGTGAGCTGGACAGACAAATGGCGTCCATTATGCGCTCCCTTGCCAAGGATGTAGCACTGGAAGAAGAGGTACCAGACAGTCTGACCGAAGAACATGTAGAAGAAATACTGGGTAAGGCCCGCTATTCCAACGAAATTTACAAGGTGGGTAATCCGCCCGGGGTAGCTGTTGGTCTGGCCTGGACCTATGTAGGTGGAGATATTCTCTTCATCGAAAGCAGTCTTAGTGAAGGCAAGGGCGATCTGCAGATGACGGGTAACCTGGGCAATGTGATGAAGGAATCTGCCAGCACGGCATTGAGCTATCTGCAGGCAAACTCTCACCAGTTCAATATTAATTCAAAGCAGTTCAGGGAAAAGAATGTACACATTCACGTACCTGAAGGCGCTGTACCAAAGGATGGTCCAAGTGCAGGTATCACCATGCTCACAGCATTAACTTCCGCATTCACAGGCAGAAAGGTGAAATCCTACCTGGCTATGACGGGCGAAATCACCCTCCGCGGACAGGTATTGCCAGTGGGAGGTATAAAGGAAAAGATCTTAGCTGCCAAAAGGGCGGGGATTAAAGAAATTATCCTCTGTTGGCAGAATGAAAAGGATATCAAGGAAATTAATCCCGATTATATCAAAGGGGTAAAGTTCCATTTTGTAAAAGAAATGAACCAAGTGATCGATATTGCGTTATTAAAAAAGTAA
- the porQ gene encoding type IX secretion system protein PorQ yields MYRIIFLFLFLTQSSFAQVLGGKATFAFLDLPVSPAQTSLGSINVSQLGNDIALSTLNPALLRPDMHTNLQLNYTSYFADVLYGHALFGYHSDQLQTTFAAGIQYIDYGSITQTDATGSIQGAFRPRDMAIQVTASRQYLERWHYGATLQFVQSRYQQYNSTGLVLHFGLTYEDTTHHWQAGFLAKNMGVQLSTYTPGNQEPLPFDLQVGISKKLNQLPLQLSATLHHIYQYDVRYADPGFQESSLITNGDTVKTSGQAVDKIFRHFVLAAHWEIGRFVTLTAGYNHLRRQELSDPQLRGLSGFSAGVGVVTRKIQLRYARAWYQRSAALNQFGINLPLKEWSY; encoded by the coding sequence ATGTACCGAATCATATTCCTATTCCTGTTCCTTACCCAATCCTCTTTTGCCCAGGTACTGGGAGGAAAAGCCACCTTTGCATTCTTAGACCTTCCGGTATCTCCGGCACAAACTTCCCTTGGCAGTATCAATGTAAGCCAGCTGGGTAATGACATTGCACTTTCTACACTGAACCCGGCGTTATTACGTCCGGATATGCATACAAATCTCCAACTCAATTATACCAGTTATTTTGCGGATGTACTGTATGGCCATGCGTTGTTTGGTTATCATTCAGATCAGTTGCAAACCACCTTTGCCGCTGGCATTCAATATATTGACTACGGCTCCATTACACAAACAGATGCAACCGGCAGTATCCAGGGGGCTTTTCGGCCCCGCGATATGGCCATCCAGGTGACTGCCTCCCGTCAGTATTTAGAAAGATGGCACTATGGAGCCACCTTGCAATTCGTACAATCCCGCTACCAGCAATACAATTCCACAGGTCTTGTATTACATTTTGGCCTTACCTACGAAGACACTACCCACCATTGGCAGGCAGGGTTCCTGGCAAAAAATATGGGGGTACAGCTCAGTACTTATACCCCTGGCAACCAGGAGCCACTACCTTTTGATTTACAGGTAGGTATTTCAAAAAAGCTGAATCAGCTTCCATTACAGTTATCCGCCACCCTCCATCACATTTATCAATACGACGTGCGTTATGCAGATCCCGGATTCCAGGAAAGCAGCTTAATTACCAACGGTGATACGGTAAAAACAAGTGGACAGGCAGTAGATAAAATATTCAGGCATTTTGTACTGGCTGCACATTGGGAAATCGGGCGTTTTGTGACGCTGACGGCGGGGTACAATCATTTGCGGAGACAGGAATTATCAGATCCTCAGTTAAGGGGGTTGAGTGGGTTTTCGGCAGGGGTAGGAGTGGTGACGAGGAAGATCCAGCTTCGTTATGCGAGGGCCTGGTATCAGCGCAGTGCTGCGCTGAACCAGTTTGGAATAAATTTGCCCCTGAAGGAATGGAGTTATTAA
- a CDS encoding pyridoxine 5'-phosphate synthase, which produces MTKLSVNINKFATLRNARGGNLPDILKVAQDCERFGADGITVHPRPDERHIRYQDVLDLKPLVTTEFNIEGYPSKEFIDLVLSVKPEQVTLVPDPPHAITSNTGWDTIANQSFLKEVIGTFKAAGIRVSIFLNAEPEKVEAAKTAGADRIELYTGPYAEEFTNARTQQQNFQLLNDYKNTARAATAIGLDINAGHDLNLDNLRFFKLHIPQLKEVSIGHALVCDALYLGLENTIQLYKRQLKVTE; this is translated from the coding sequence ATGACAAAATTGAGCGTAAATATTAACAAGTTTGCCACCCTGCGCAATGCCAGAGGCGGTAACCTCCCGGATATTTTGAAAGTAGCACAGGATTGTGAACGTTTTGGAGCCGACGGTATCACCGTTCACCCAAGACCAGATGAGCGCCATATCCGTTATCAGGACGTACTGGACCTGAAGCCATTAGTCACTACAGAATTCAATATCGAAGGCTATCCTTCGAAAGAATTTATCGACCTGGTCCTATCAGTAAAACCAGAGCAGGTTACACTGGTACCAGATCCCCCACATGCCATTACCTCCAATACCGGATGGGATACAATTGCTAATCAGTCATTTCTGAAAGAAGTGATTGGTACGTTCAAAGCCGCTGGTATCAGGGTATCTATCTTCCTGAATGCAGAACCTGAAAAAGTAGAAGCTGCTAAAACTGCCGGTGCTGACAGGATTGAATTGTACACCGGTCCTTATGCAGAGGAATTTACCAATGCAAGAACTCAACAACAGAACTTCCAACTCCTGAACGATTATAAGAATACTGCCCGTGCTGCTACCGCTATCGGGTTGGATATCAACGCAGGCCACGATTTAAACCTGGACAACCTGCGCTTCTTCAAGCTGCATATTCCCCAGCTGAAAGAAGTATCCATCGGTCATGCATTAGTATGTGATGCGCTCTACCTGGGGCTGGAAAACACGATTCAATTGTATAAGCGACAACTGAAGGTCACTGAGTAA